A window of the Zeugodacus cucurbitae isolate PBARC_wt_2022May chromosome 4, idZeuCucr1.2, whole genome shotgun sequence genome harbors these coding sequences:
- the LOC128921703 gene encoding forkhead box protein L2-like codes for MAQNLESNFSIRNLLAGPDGTNPALTPPPSDGSLSPNISMSSHEDNNGSRPNLTYSALVTMAIRSSPEGKLTLNAIQNWISDNFPFYQKDEQGWQNQIRQTLSTNSCFLKVPRALEDPGRGNYWALSSELPAVRTVGVGNGCAIGALINGVPHPQAPNAVYFPMLHEVQGVHQTQLVQALHEQHACYQYHLQQTQLLRQQLFILQQQQAQQHYRDVYQKLMFHQQQVEFLTSQQIST; via the coding sequence ATGGCCCAAAACCTGGAATCCAACTTCTCCATCAGAAATTTGTTGGCAGGACCAGATGGCACCAACCCAGCGctgacaccaccaccatccgatgGGTCTCTATCGCCCAACATTTCCATGTCGTCGCATGAAGATAATAATGGAAGTCGCCCGAACTTGACTTATAGTGCGTTGGTGACAATGGCGATACGAAGCAGTCCTGAAGGCAAACTGacgttgaatgcaatacaaaattggATCAGTGATAACTTTCCCTTTTACCAAAAGGATGAGCAAGGCTGGCAGAACCAAATACGGCAGACGCTAAGCACGAATTCATGCTTCCTTAAGGTGCCAAGAGCGTTGGAAGACCCTGGACGTGGAAACTATTGGGCGTTGAGTTCTGAATTACCAGCAGTTCGTACTGTCGGTGTGGGAAATGGATGTGCTATCGGAGCATTGATAAATGGTGTACCACATCCTCAGGCTCCAAATGCGGTTTACTTCCCCATGCTCCACGAGGTACAAGGAGTCCATCAGACTCAATTAGTACAGGCGCTACATGAGCAGCATGCTTGTTATCAGTATCACCTCCAACAAACGCAACTATTGCGGCAACAATTGTtcatattgcaacaacaacaggctcaGCAGCACTATCGGGACGTATACCAGAAACTAATGTTCCATCAACAACAAGTCGAGTTTCTGACTTCGCAGCAAATATCCACAtaa
- the LOC128921702 gene encoding forkhead box protein I1-like → MSPIFESNFSIRSILSNGEDNKELPLPMQTDIRPNYTYSALVTMAIRSSPEQKLTLSCIQQWIMDNFPYYRKDQRGWQCQIRHTLTTYSCFMKISRLPSDPGRGNYWTMNPEVESIKKSASPGQAQVVTNAFESKYNVNQAMAQGVPHPQMPTARYFPTPQEIERTQQMMMEHALQEQHEWFLHHQQQTKLLQQQLVTLQQQQYQQQCEEIYRKMTFHQQQCAFLSASQYPVSGPSSCDLLEVKQEIVDQFNL, encoded by the coding sequence atgtcacCAATATTCGAGTCGAACTTTTCCATACGCAGCATTCTGTCGAACGGCGAAGACAATAAGGAATTACCCTTACCGATGCAAACCGACATACGACCCAATTACACctactccgcgttggtgacgatGGCCATACGAAGCAGCCCGGAGCAGAAACTGACATTGAGTTGCATCCAACAGTGGATCATGGACAATTTTCCGTACTATCGAAAAGATCAACGCGGCTGGCAGTGCCAGATTCGTCATACGCTCACTACATATTCctgtttcatgaagatatcaCGTTTACCAAGCGATCCGGGACGCGGAAATTACTGGACCATGAACCCAGAAGTTGAGTCTATCAAGAAGAGTGCCTCACCTGGACAAGCGCAAGTCGTCACAAACGCATTTGAATCGAAATATAACGTTAATCAAGCAATGGCACAGGGAGTACCACATCCACAAATGCCAACGGCTAGATATTTTCCAACTCCACAAGAAATTGAGCGGACGCAACAAATGATGATGGAACATGCGCTGCAAGAACAGCACGAATGGTTCTTGCATCACCAGCAACAAACGaaactgttgcaacaacaattggtcactctacaacaacagcaatatcagcAACAGTGTGAAGAGATCTATAGGAAGATGACATTCCATCAACAACAGTGCGCTTTTTTGTCTGCCTCACAGTACCCCGTGTCGGGACCGAGCTCGTGTGATTTACTAGAAGTTAAGCAAGAGATTGTAGATCAATTCAATCTGTAA